A region of the Leeuwenhoekiella sp. MAR_2009_132 genome:
ACCGATGCTAGAAAAGTACGGGTGTTTAATGTAATTGATGATTGTAACCGAGAGGCTCTTGCTATTGAGGCAGGACTTTCCTATCCTGCCAGAGCTGTAGTAGAGACCCTAATCAATTTAAAAGAAGAGCTTGGAACTCCTAGATATATTAGATGCGATAATGGGCCAGAGTTTATCTCCAAAACATTTACAAAATGGTGTGAGAAAAACTTTATTGAAATCAAATACACACAACCTGGTAAACCAATGCAAAATGGGTACATAGAACGCTTTAATCGCTTCTTCAGAGAAGACATCTTGGATGCGTATTACTTCAATGATATTCATCAACTTCAAAAGATAAGCGACAACTGGAGGGAGGATTATAATTTTAATCACCCTCATAAATCTTTAGGGAATAAATCCCCAAAAGAATATATGCCTAGGTTTGATGAAGAATTTAAATTCTTCATCAAACCTGAACTAAATAATAACTATTTATCGAATTTTAAGGTGTCCTAAAAAGGGGAAGCCTACAAAAAGGAGAAGCCTACAATAGTACACATTCTACAAATCAGTTTGTACAAAATAAAATTTATTTACAGGCTTTAAAAATTTGATTTCTTAGAATTGTAGTCGAAAGTTCAAATCAATTTAATAGAATTTAAAATAGTCAAAATGGCATACGTTGGATGGCTAGGCGCCGTAATTTTTATAGTAGCCTATTTACTTTTGAGTTTAGAATTTATTTCTGCAAAAAAATACCTCTACCATATACTGAATGCACTTGGCGCCATTTGCTTGGTATTAAATGCTATTGTAATTGATGACTACCCCAATATATTTGTTAATGGAATTTGGGGCCTCATAGCTCTATTTGCCGTTTACAAGCGATTTGATCATTTAAGAAAAAAATCTTTAACTTCTAAATTCAAGAAGCTTTAAACTATGTTTTACGTAGAGCG
Encoded here:
- a CDS encoding IS3 family transposase is translated as MKEYLVPVVRACNVVGLTRSMWYYQSKKDDSQVIDKLTQLAEAYPTRGFDEYYYKIRREGLKWNRKRVLRVYREMKLSLRRKHKKRLIKRVKQPLEMPSVLNECWSIDFMSDALTDARKVRVFNVIDDCNREALAIEAGLSYPARAVVETLINLKEELGTPRYIRCDNGPEFISKTFTKWCEKNFIEIKYTQPGKPMQNGYIERFNRFFREDILDAYYFNDIHQLQKISDNWREDYNFNHPHKSLGNKSPKEYMPRFDEEFKFFIKPELNNNYLSNFKVS
- a CDS encoding CBU_0592 family membrane protein; this translates as MAYVGWLGAVIFIVAYLLLSLEFISAKKYLYHILNALGAICLVLNAIVIDDYPNIFVNGIWGLIALFAVYKRFDHLRKKSLTSKFKKL